Genomic segment of Mesotoga sp. BH458_6_3_2_1:
ACTGAGAACCGTTGAGGGACAACTTTCATTTCTTTCAACTTGCAACTCAGAATATGCAACTGTTCCACTCACACACCCTAACGGAAAGAAGGAATTCAACTTCCTTCTGCATTTTTCTACTGTCAACGAACAATGAATCTTCAAAATACGGTGGTATGCTTCCGAAGTCCACTCACAAGAATGTATTGAGAATGATTGTCTATATGTCCCATGAAAACTTAATTCCAGTAAAAGCTTTGGTTCATATGAGAAGCGTAGAATGCAGGTGGTATAGACATATAGATATCTATACGCGAATGCGAGGTGTCGGTATGATACCTATCTATCTTGAGATCAGAAGCTACATGATTAAGCAGATCGAAAACGGATTTCTCGTTCCCGGCGACAGGATACCATCCGAACGAGAGTTGGTTGATCTGTTCAAGGTAAGCCGCATGACCGTACGACATGCGATAGATCAACTTGTAAACGACGGAGTTCTCGTGAGAATGGTTGGCAAGGGCACTTACGTGAGCAGCGAAAGACTGGCCACTCAGCTGAATGTTCTCAACAGCTTTTCAGAAGATATTATTGCTACGGGACATAAACCCTCTGCAAAACTCTTGAGTGTCGAAAGGATTCAGATTAGCGACACGATTAGCAATCTCCTTTCAATTGACTGTGGTCACGACGTTATCAAGGTAGAGAGACTTAGGCTCGTAGACGACCTTGAAATGGCGCTGACCACGTCTTTTTTCCCAGTTTCGAGAGCTCTTCCAATCGAAGAGATCGACTTCAACGCAACTTCGATTTACGGGCAGATCGAATCCCTGGGTTTAAGAATAGAGAAGGCTTCAGAAACTGTCAGTGCCGAAGCCGCCGACAAGAGAATTGCCGGTTTCCTGAGGGTTAAGGAGAACGCCCCACTCCTCAAAATTGTGAGACTCACCTTTATCTCAAACAACGTTCCTATTGAATACATGGAGGGATTATTCAGGCCAGACAGATATTTTATATCCCAAGAACTCTATAGACAGGAAGTGAGATGATGAAGATGTTTGAAGAAGTGTTTGGAAAGAAGCTCCCAATAATCGGTGTGGTTCATTTGCAGCCGCTGCCGGGAGCACCAAGATACGAAGGTATGTCGATGAAAGAGATCACCAGAGCTGCCATTGAGGAAGCAAAAGCTATGAGTGAGAATGGTGTGGACGGGTTAATTGTGGAGAATTTCCGGGACATGATGTTCAAGAAGAGGGTAGGTCCTGAGACCGTCGCATCCATGAGTTACGTTGCTTCCGAGATCGTCAAGAGTGTCTCAGTACCGATAGGACTTTGTGTTCTTCAATCCGATGCGATTTCAGCTCTTGCGATCGCAAAGGCCGTCGGGGGGAAGTTTATCAGGGTGCCGTACTACACAGAAACGTACATCGTGGACGCGGGAATGATGGAGAGTATCGCGGCAGATGCCCTTAGGTTCAGAAAGATGATCGAAGCGCGAGACGTGAAGATCTTTGCCGACGTTCATATCAAGCATGGGTATTCGCTTTCGAGAAGGCCGATTGAAGAATCTGCCGAAGACGCATATGAGCGCGGGCTTGCCGACGCAGTAATAGTGACGGGTAAGAAGACCGGAGGAAAGACAAAGCCGGAAGACGTAAAGGCAGTCAGAGATTATCTTCCCGATCTGCCTTTGATCGTAGGCAGCGGTGTCACTCCCGATAGTCTTTCCGAGTACTTTCCGAAACTGGGAGATGCGGTCATTGTCGGAACCAGCCTGAAGAAAGATGGCAAGACTGAAAGCCCGATAGATCCCGAAAGAGTGAGACAGTTCTCGAAGAATATGGAAAAGTGCAGAAAGGAGCTTGAGAAATGACGACTATAACCGAGTTCAACGAGGTCTTCGGCACTTCAAAGCCAATAATCGGAATGATTCACCTCAAACCGCTGCCCGGCTCTCCTGTTTATAACGGGAAAGGCCTTAGCGCCGTCATTGCTCAGGCGGTCGAGGAGGCCGGTAAGCTTGTAGAAGGAGGAGTTGACGGTTTTCAGGTCGAGAACTACAACGATCCCTCTTATTTTCCGGATGTCGCTCCGGCAGAAACGGTCGCCTCACTCTCTATCGTGGCGCACGAAGTTCACAAAGCATTTCCCGACACGCCGATGGGAATATGCCTTCTCGCCGATCCAATAGCATCGATTGCTGTAGCGCATTCATCCGGGGCGAAGTTCATTAGGGCGACGGTTTTCACTGAAGCCTCGGTCGATGTTTCGGGCCTTGCTATCAGGAGACCGCACGAGATACTGAGATACCGGAAGTTCCTCGATCCCTCGATCAAGATCTTCGCAGACGTCCATATAAAGCATTCGGCCCCTCTTGCGATGAGACCGATCGAGGAGTCGGCGTATGACGCCGCATACTTCCTTGCCGACGCAGTCATTATTAGCGGAAAGCATACAGGCTTTGAGACTCCTCTCGAAGATCTTAAGAAGGTCCGTGGAGTGCTTCCCGAATACCCGATTATGGTTGGTTCGGGAATGAACAAGGCCAATGCGGAAAAGATTTTTGAAGTTGCCTCTGGAGCCTTTGTCGGTTCAACATTCAAGATCGACGGAGATTCCTACAAGTCCATCGATTCCGATAGAGTGAAGGATTTCATGAGAGTGATCAAGGAGATCAGGAATAGATGACAAAATCCGTTCTCGTTTTGGGCGACATAAATGTCGACATCATAGGGAAGTTTGATGTTTTCCCGACGCCGGGGAGTTCGACCTATAGTGACAGGCCGACTCTCAGGCCGGGTGGCTCGGGATTGAACACATTTGTTGGCCTGAAGAAACTCGAAATAGATGCGGATTTTGTAACGATGATTGGGAAAGATCTTTTCGGAAGTTTCATAAAGGAAGAGCTTTCTGAGCTTGGCATCGAGTTTTCACCGGTAGTCTCTGATTCGTATCCTACGGGAGTCGTCTTTTCACTCTCTGTCGGCAACGAAAGAACATTCTTCTCGTTCAGAAAGAATGCCGCGGACATACACATGACTGCTCAGGATATTACAGACTGTTCCGAATACCCGGATATGCTCTATCTAACGGGTGTATCCATAGTCGAGGGCAAGGAGACATTCGAGACCTTTGTTGAAGTGGTGAAGAGAGCGAAAATCGAGGGGACGAAAGTCTTCTTTGATCCAAATATGAGGAAGACCGATCGTGTTTCGATTTCGAGAATAGAGCTGCTGATTCCGTATGTTGACGTCTTCCTTCCTGCAAGAGACGAGCTGGCAATAATCCTTTCGAAATCAGAGAAGTTCAGATTCTGTTCTGACTTGATTGCTGCAGGCGTTTCGGATATCTGGATCAAGAAGGGAGCAGAAGGCTGTTCACTGATTTCTGGAGAGAAAGGTTTCGATTTTCCTGCTCCGAATGCACATGTTATTGACTGCACGGGGGCCGGGGATGCATTCAACGCGGCGGTTGTCTGGGGATACGCCAATGAGCTTGAAAAGAAGGAGATAGGCGTCTATGCCAATGTCTACGCTGCGATCAGCACAGAGAGAATCGGTGCGGCTACATCTTATCCAGACAAAGAAAGTATGTTGAAGAGCAAGTACTACAAATCTATTAAGACGGGGGTGAAAGTATCGTGAAACGGTTGATTCTGATTCTGGTTTTACTCGGTTTTGTGGCATTGGGTTTCGGAGCATTGAAGGTTGCAATCGTCGCAGGAGATGCGATTGGTGACAGGGGTTTCACAGATATGGCTTACATTGGTGTTCAGGAAGCCCAGAAGCAGTTCGGGATCGAGTACAAAGTCTTCGAGTGCAATGTCGACCCTTCCAAGTATTTCGATTCACTAAGGGCCGGCGCCATGAATTACGACCTGATCTTTGTTGACCCGGGATATTTCTTTGACAAGGAGCTGGCCGAAGTCAGTGCGATGTTCCCATCAAAGACATTCGTCTACATCGATGGCACATCGGATCTTCCTAATGTTGTCTCTGTTCCCTTCAGGCAGAACGAAGGCGCGTTCCTCGCCGGCTGTCTTGCTGCACTGCTGACTGACAAGACGGAGCTGAGCAAGATAAATCCAGAGAAGACTGTCGGATTCGTAGGCGGTTTTGATATGCCCGTTATAAGAGATTATCAGGCCGGTTACGAGCACGGGGTCAGATATGTCGATCCAGATGTCAAGGTTATCGCCAGGTATGCGGGCGATCACTACGACCCTGCGCTTGGCAAGGAAACTGCCTATTCTGTCTCAAAAGAGGGCGCCGACGTAATCTTCCAGGCGGCCGGTCCAACAGGGCTTGGAATTCTTGAGGCAGCCAGAGACTACGATTTCTTTGCTATAGGTGTGGATACAGATCAGGGCTACCTTCAGCCCGGTTTCATAGTTTCGAGCATGATGAAGAAAGTCGACGTCGCCGTTCTCGATGTAATTAGAATGCAGATAGAGAACAAGCTCGAAAAGGGATCCGTTCATGTTTACGGTATTGCCAATGGCGGAGTCGGACTAGCTTACAACGAATTTATGATGGACACCGTTCCGGCGTCCGTCTATCTAGAAATCAAAGCAATTCAAGAGAAGATCGCAAACGGAGAGATAGTTGTAGACTCGTATTTTGATTGAGTGTATATTCCGGAGCCCCTCTAGGGGCTCCGGTTTCGTATCGGGGGGTGTTACAGATTCTTACCTGCAAAAGCGTGTCCAAGACATACCCAAACGGCCTTGAAGCCCTTAAGGAAGTGAGCTTCGACGTCAGGAGAGGCGAGATCCACGCTATCGTCGGTGAAAACGGAGCGGGGAAGTCAACTCTCATGAATATCCTTTTCGGTATGATCAAGCCTTCTTCTGGGGAGATTACTTTCAAGGACAAACCATTCTCTCCAAAGCATCCTTCGGAGGCGATAGATCTGGGAATGGGGATGGTACATCAGCACTTCAAGTTGGTGCAGAGCATCACTGTAGCAGAAAACGTCGTACTCGGTATGGAGAATCGCTTCCAAAACAAGTTGAGGAAGATCGATATGGCCGAGGTTAACAGATCTGTCGCTTCGCTGATCGAAAAGTTGAAAATGTCTATCTCGCCTGAAGACAGAATAGAAGGATTGCCGATCAGCAAGAGACAGCAGGTCGAGATCTTAAAGGTACTGTACAGAGACACGGATTTTGTCATTCTGGACGAGCCTACAGCCGTTCTTGCCCCAAACGAGGTCGATGACTTCCTGGAATTCGTAATGGGAATTCGAGAGATGGGAAAAACGGTGGTCTTCATCTCCCACAGGCTGGGTGAAGTCTTTGCAATCGCAGACAGAATAACGATCCTTAGAAGGGGCAGAGTTGCGGGTACCTTTGAAAAGAAAGAAGTAGACAGAGAGAGCGTGGCAAACATGATGATAGGAAGTGCCATCGACCTCTCCGAACACCCGGAGGACTCCCTGAAGAGCGATGTCGTGCTTTCGGTTGAGGAGATCTGTGACGTGTCCGGAACGCTGAAGGATCTTAGCTTCGAACTCCACGAAGGAGAGATTCTTGGTTTTGCAGGTGTTGGAGGCAATGGTCAGGAAGAGCTCTTTGAAGCTCTCGCCGGGAATTTGAAGCTTTCATCTGGAGACATAAAGCTGAGAGGGTCCT
This window contains:
- a CDS encoding GntR family transcriptional regulator, which codes for MRSVECRWYRHIDIYTRMRGVGMIPIYLEIRSYMIKQIENGFLVPGDRIPSERELVDLFKVSRMTVRHAIDQLVNDGVLVRMVGKGTYVSSERLATQLNVLNSFSEDIIATGHKPSAKLLSVERIQISDTISNLLSIDCGHDVIKVERLRLVDDLEMALTTSFFPVSRALPIEEIDFNATSIYGQIESLGLRIEKASETVSAEAADKRIAGFLRVKENAPLLKIVRLTFISNNVPIEYMEGLFRPDRYFISQELYRQEVR
- a CDS encoding BtpA/SgcQ family protein, translated to MKMFEEVFGKKLPIIGVVHLQPLPGAPRYEGMSMKEITRAAIEEAKAMSENGVDGLIVENFRDMMFKKRVGPETVASMSYVASEIVKSVSVPIGLCVLQSDAISALAIAKAVGGKFIRVPYYTETYIVDAGMMESIAADALRFRKMIEARDVKIFADVHIKHGYSLSRRPIEESAEDAYERGLADAVIVTGKKTGGKTKPEDVKAVRDYLPDLPLIVGSGVTPDSLSEYFPKLGDAVIVGTSLKKDGKTESPIDPERVRQFSKNMEKCRKELEK
- a CDS encoding BtpA/SgcQ family protein, with the translated sequence MTTITEFNEVFGTSKPIIGMIHLKPLPGSPVYNGKGLSAVIAQAVEEAGKLVEGGVDGFQVENYNDPSYFPDVAPAETVASLSIVAHEVHKAFPDTPMGICLLADPIASIAVAHSSGAKFIRATVFTEASVDVSGLAIRRPHEILRYRKFLDPSIKIFADVHIKHSAPLAMRPIEESAYDAAYFLADAVIISGKHTGFETPLEDLKKVRGVLPEYPIMVGSGMNKANAEKIFEVASGAFVGSTFKIDGDSYKSIDSDRVKDFMRVIKEIRNR
- a CDS encoding carbohydrate kinase family protein, with amino-acid sequence MTKSVLVLGDINVDIIGKFDVFPTPGSSTYSDRPTLRPGGSGLNTFVGLKKLEIDADFVTMIGKDLFGSFIKEELSELGIEFSPVVSDSYPTGVVFSLSVGNERTFFSFRKNAADIHMTAQDITDCSEYPDMLYLTGVSIVEGKETFETFVEVVKRAKIEGTKVFFDPNMRKTDRVSISRIELLIPYVDVFLPARDELAIILSKSEKFRFCSDLIAAGVSDIWIKKGAEGCSLISGEKGFDFPAPNAHVIDCTGAGDAFNAAVVWGYANELEKKEIGVYANVYAAISTERIGAATSYPDKESMLKSKYYKSIKTGVKVS
- a CDS encoding BMP family protein — its product is MKRLILILVLLGFVALGFGALKVAIVAGDAIGDRGFTDMAYIGVQEAQKQFGIEYKVFECNVDPSKYFDSLRAGAMNYDLIFVDPGYFFDKELAEVSAMFPSKTFVYIDGTSDLPNVVSVPFRQNEGAFLAGCLAALLTDKTELSKINPEKTVGFVGGFDMPVIRDYQAGYEHGVRYVDPDVKVIARYAGDHYDPALGKETAYSVSKEGADVIFQAAGPTGLGILEAARDYDFFAIGVDTDQGYLQPGFIVSSMMKKVDVAVLDVIRMQIENKLEKGSVHVYGIANGGVGLAYNEFMMDTVPASVYLEIKAIQEKIANGEIVVDSYFD
- a CDS encoding ABC transporter ATP-binding protein, which gives rise to MSKTYPNGLEALKEVSFDVRRGEIHAIVGENGAGKSTLMNILFGMIKPSSGEITFKDKPFSPKHPSEAIDLGMGMVHQHFKLVQSITVAENVVLGMENRFQNKLRKIDMAEVNRSVASLIEKLKMSISPEDRIEGLPISKRQQVEILKVLYRDTDFVILDEPTAVLAPNEVDDFLEFVMGIREMGKTVVFISHRLGEVFAIADRITILRRGRVAGTFEKKEVDRESVANMMIGSAIDLSEHPEDSLKSDVVLSVEEICDVSGTLKDLSFELHEGEILGFAGVGGNGQEELFEALAGNLKLSSGDIKLRGSSLKDHDTFGRRMAGLAYITDDRMKKGLAPDRSIIDNSIAGHHKFGKFGKVAINNSKARAFAESIIADYDVRTSKNGKTTVSALSGGNMQKLLVGREIAFEPKVLLAAQPTTGVDVAARKLIHDSFRKLSKAGSGIVLISGDLEEIMDLANRIIVLYRGRAVAELSYPHYDSTEISYYMTGIRGSQDVHCSNAQP